Part of the Microbacterium immunditiarum genome is shown below.
TGCTGATCATCCGCTCCGGCCTGCGCGTGCGCACCGAGAAGCGGCCCACCGCGTTCTGGTCGCCGCGGTGGAACAGCAAGCGCAAGATCAGCCTCGCGCTGTGGTTCCACCAGTCGCTGGACATCCTGTGGTTCGTCAATGGCGTGGTCTTCGTCGTGCTGCTGTTCGTGACGGGGCAGTGGATGCGGATCGTGCCGACGAGCTGGGAGGTGTTCCCGAACGCGGTCTCGGCCGCGCTCCAGTACGTCTCGCTCGACTGGCCGACCGAGAACGGGTGGGTCAACTACAACTCGCTCCAGCAGCTCGCGTACTTCACGACGGTGTTCATCGCCGCCCCGCTGGCCGCGATCACCGGTGTGCGCATGAGCGGGGTGTGGCCGAAGGACGCGGCCGGGCTGAACAAGGCGTACCCGGTCGAGTGGGCGCGGGCGATCCACTTCCCCGTGATGATCTACTTCGTGCTGTTCATCTTCGTGCACGTGGTGCTCGTGTTCGCGACCGGCGCCCTGCGCAACCTGAACCACATGTACGCGTCGCAGGACGCCGTGAACTGGGTCGGCTTCTGGATCTTCGTCGCCTCGATGATCGTCATCGCCGCGGCATGGGTCGCGGCCCGGCCCCTCGTGCTCGCACCCATCGCGCGCCTGTTCGGCAAGGTCACCGCCCGGTGATCCGCCGGGCGCTCGCGGCCGAGCGGTGGACGCACCAGGTCACGCGTGTGCTCGCCCCGAACGCCGGGCCGATGACTCTGGACGGCACGAACTCATTCGTCATCCGCGCGCCGGGTCACCCGGCCGCGATCGTCGTGGACCCCGGTCCGGACGATGACGGGCACCTCGACCGCCTGCAGGCCGAGGGACCCGTCGAGCTGATCCTGCTCACGCACCACCACCGCGACCACGTCGAGGGCGCGCCGCGGCTCGCCGCCCGGACCGGAGCGCCGGTGCGCGCGTTCGACCCACGGCTGTGCCACGGCGGCGCGCCCCTCGCCGAAGGCGAGCGGATCGAGGCCGCCGGCGTGCGGCTCGACGTCATCGCGACCCCGGGCCACACCGCCGATTCGGTGAGCTTCCACCTTCCCGACGACACCGCCGTGGAGGACGGAGCGCCCGAGGCCCCGCCTCGCGACGCCGGCGGCACCGCGCGCGGGACGATGATCACGGGCGACACGATCCTCGGGCGTGGCTCCACGATCATCGCGCACCCCGGAGGATCGCTCGGCGCGTACCTGCGCAGCCTCGACCGCCTCGCGGAGTTCGGCGCGATCCCCGTGCTCCCCGCGCACGGACCGGGGCTGCCCGACCTCGCCGGCACGTGCGCGCGATACGCCACGCACCGCGCGTCGCGCCTCGACGAAGTGCGCGCGGCGCTCGAGGAGCTCGACCGCGAGCCGTCCGAAGATCCCGCGCTCGTGAGCAGCGTGGTCGACCTGGTGTACGCGCGCATCGACCCGGCCGTGCGCTTCGCCGCGGAGGCATCGACGCGCGCACAGCTCGAGTACCTCGCTCAGACGGACTGAGCGAGGCCGCGGCGCCCCAGACGATCCCGAGATTGCGCGAACTGCGGCCGGACGTGGCATCCGCCCGTCGTTCGCGCAATCTCGGCACCCGTGCGACCGGGGGTTAACCCGACGAAAGAACTCTGGATGCCTCAGGCGCGCGCCGCGACGCCCGCCCCTACCTTGGGGGTATGTCCTCCGAACGTCCTGACACCCTTCGCCGCGTCACGTCGCCCGCGCGTGTCGCCGGTGCGATCGCACAGCTCGCGGCCCTCGGCGTGATCGGCCCCGCGATCTTCGCGGTGCTCGCCACTCTGCTCGGGCTGAGCATCGGCCTTCTCCCGGTGCTCGGCATCGGGCTCATCGTCTTCCTCGGCCTCGTGTACGCGCTGTTCGCAGTGGGGTGGCTCGAGACCGCCCGCGTCGACGGCCTGTACGGCTTCGGGCTGCCGGTCGGCCGGCCGCGCACGAGCGGCCGTCCCGGGTTCGCGGGCTTCATGCGCACGATCGGGCTGCAGATCATCGACCCGACGACGTGGCGCGCGATCGCGAACTTCGCGATCTCGACCATCCTCGGCTGGATCGTGCTGTTCCTCGTCGCCGTGTTCGCGTCGGGCGTCGTGCTCGCGTTCTCGCCGCTGTTCGCCGACGCGAGCGCTGTGCGCCTCGCCCGCACCGCGATCGATGTGCCGATGGCGTGGGCCGTTCCGATCGGCATCCTCTCCGCGATCGTCGCGCTCGCCGCGATCGTCGGCCTCGCCCTCCTGCACGGCGTGATCGCCCGCGCGATCGTCGTCCCCTCGCGTGAGGCGCAGCTCGCCGAGGCCGCCCGCACGTCGAGCGTCCAGCACGCCGGCGCCGTCCGCGCCGCCGACGTCGAGCGCACGCGCATCGAGCGCGACCTGCACGACGGCGTCCAGCCGCGGCTCGTCTCCGTCGGCATGACGCTGGGGCTCGCGCAGCAGAAGATCGACACAGACCCGGATGCCGCGAAGGACCTCATCTCCGAGGCGCACACCTCGACCAAGGCCGCGATCACCGAGCTCCGTCAGCTCGCGCGCGGCATCCACACGGCCGTGCTCGACGACCGCGGCCTGGACGCGGCGCTGTCCGCCCTCGCGGCGCGGTCCGTCATCCCGGTGCACCTCGATGTCCGCCTCGACGGGCGCTGCAGCCGCGACGCGGAGGCCGCCGCCTACTTCGCGATCGCCGAGGCGCTCACGAACGCGACGAAGCACTCGCGCGGCACCGAGGTGCGCGTGGTTGCGCGACTGCGTGAGGGGGCCACCCCCGAGGCAGGCCGCACGCTGTGGGCCCGCGTCGAGGACAACGGCGTGGGTGGCGCCCGCGTCGTGCCGGGCGGTGGCCTCGACGGGATCGTCAACCGCGTGGTCGCCGCCGGCGGTCAGGCGCGCCTCGACAGCCCGGTCGGCGGCCCGACGAGCGTGGAGGTGAGCATCCCGTGCGCATCCTGATCTGCGAGGACTCCGCACTCCTGCGCGAGGGTCTCGTGCGCGTGCTCGAAGACGCCGGACACGTCGTGGTCGCGCCCCTGGCGGACGCGGGCCACCTCGACCAGACCGTCGACGAGACCGCACCCGACCTCACGATCATCGACGTGCGGCTCCCCCCGACCTGGACGGATGAGGGTGTGCGGGCGGCGATCTCCCTGCGCGCACGGCTTCCGCGACTCGCGGTGCTGGTGTTGTCGCAGTACGTCGAGGAGCGCTACGCGTCCGACCTCATCGCGTCGAGCGACGGCGCGCTGGGGTATCTCCTCAAGGACCGCGTCGCGGACGTCTCCGACTTCCTCGAGGCGATCGACCGCATCGCGAGCGGCGCGACGGTGCTCGACCCAGAGGTGGTCGCGCAGCTGCTCAGCAGGCGCAGGAAGGACGAGCGGATGCAGCGCCTCACCGACCGCGAGGCATCCGTTCTCGCCCTCATCGCCGAAGGTCGCTCGAACCAGGCCATCGCCAAGACGCTGCACGTCACCGAGGGCAGCGTGGAGAAGCACATCACGGCCGTCTTCCAGAAGCTCGACCTCGAGCCGGACGAATCCGGCAACCGGCGGGTGCTCGCAGCGCTCGCCCACCTCGAACACGGCGGGTCCCGGCCCGCGACGCCAGGCGGCACGACGCCGCAGATGGGAACGAACCGATGAGCACGACTCTGAACCCGCCCCCGCCCGCCACTCCCTCCGGCCCGCCGCCTGTGCCCGGCGGCCCCACCCCGCCGGGAGGCTCGCCGCAGCGGCCGCCGTCGAGCGCGGCCCGCGTCGTCGCGATCCTCGCGATCGTGTTCGGCAGCCTCGTCATCGTCGGCGCGATCGTCTCGGCGATCGTGGGAACGATCGTTTCGGCATCCGTGCACACCACCAGCCGCACTGTCGACGTCGCCGGCGTCGAGCGCCTCGACATCGACGCATCGGCGGGATCGCTGCGCGTCGAGTTCGGCTCGGTGCGCGAGGCCGAACTCGAGGTCACGAGCTCGTGGGGCGCCGACCGCTGGGTGCTCGACCGCGAAGGCGGCGACCTCGTCGTGAGCTCGCCGCGCATGTGGGGCCCGTGGTGGGTCTTCGGCGGTTGGTTCGGCGGCCCGGGCGACGCCGTGCTGCGTCTGCCCCAGTCCCTCGAGGGCGTCGACGCCGAGATCGCGTTCTCGGCGGGAACGCTCGACGTGGACGGCGAGTTCGCCGACCTCGACCTCACGATGAACGCCGGTCGCGCCGACATCGCGGGCTCCGCCGAGTCGCTCACTGCGGACATGAACGCCGGCCGCGCCGACCTCGAGCTCGCGGATGTCGCGACCGCGGAGCTCACGGTCAACGCGGGATCTCTCGACGCGGGCCTCACGGGGTCGCAGCCCGACGAGATCACCGTCGACCTGAGCGCCGGATCGCTGAACCTGTCGGTGCCGGACGGCGACTACGTCGTGACGTCGGACGTGTCAGCGGGCGGCTTCGACAATCGCATCGGATCGGACCCGAGCGCGTCGAGCACCATCCACGTGGAGGTGTCGGCGGGTCAGGTCACGCTGCGCTCGCGCTGAGCGGACGACGAGGGGTTCGCGGCCGCACCGCCGGCCGCGAACCCTTCCGCGTACGCCTCGTCGGTGCCGAGACGGAACATGTCGCGGTCGAGCGACCGCACGATCGACCGGGCTCCGGGCAGGTCGAGGTCGCCCACGAGGTCGGCGCGTCCGCGCACGACCGCGACCGGCAGCCGCGAGGCCTTGCCCTTCACGAGGTCGGCCGCGGCCGCGAGCTCGTCGGCCACGCACGGCATCGTGACGATGAGGGGGCGGCCCTCGGCATCCGTTCCGCCGCGCAGATCCTCGAACACGTGGACGCCGGCCGCGCCGATCGCGTGGTCGATCTGGCCGTCGCGCCACGCGCGGCCGAGCGTGTCCGACACGATGACTCCGACGCGCACACCGAGGCGCGCTCGGAGGCCGGCCGCGAGGGCGCGGGCCGAGGCATCCGGATCCTCGGGAAGCAGAAGGACGGTGCCCTCGGGCGTGTTCGACGCATCGACGCCCGCGGCGGCCGACACGATGCCGAGGCGGTTCTGCACGATGCGGGTGACGTGGCCGGTCTCGGACGTGCGCGTCGCGACGACGCGGACGGTCTCGGCCGTGATCGCGTCGTCCCGGTCGTCGGCCCGCACGATGCGGCCTTCGGCCTTGGACACGATCTTCGACGTCACCACGACGATGTCGCCGTCTTCCAGCGTGTCGGCCGCGGCATCCGCGATCATCTCGACGAGGTCGGCGCCGGGCGTCACCTCGGGGATGCCCGACAGGGCCCGCACCTGCAGCACGTCAGGCGCTCAGCGGACGAACCGCACCTCGGTCAGCGTCTCGCCGAGGAAGGGCTCGGTGTGCGAGGCGCCGTCGAGGGTGAACCCGTTGCGGGTGTAGAAGCGATGGGCACGCGGGTTGTCGTCGGCGACCCACAGGTAGAGCGGCTCGCCCTCGCGCACGACGGAGTCGAACAGCCTCTGGCCGATCCCGGTGCCGTGCCACGCGTCGAGCAGGTAGATGAAGTACAGCTCGCGGTTGCGCGGCGCGTCCTTGTCGCGGGCGGGGCCCGAGCCGGCGAAGCCGACGATCTCGCCGTCGACGAGGGCGGCGCACATCGTGAACTCGGGACCCTGGACGGCCCAGTGGGTCCACAGCTCGGCGAGGCGCTTCGGCGAGATGCGCTCGAGCGCGGCCTTGCTGATGAGGTGGTCGTAGGTCTCGTGCCAGCAGGTGGCGTGCACGCGGCCGAGGGCCTCGGCGTCGACGTCTCGCACAGGACGGACGACGATGTCAGTCTGCAGTTCGGCGTTCATGGCCAGACTCTACGCGCGGGCTCGCGAGGAGTGAAATCGGCGGTACCCGACGGTGCCCGAGCACAGTGAAGCGGGGCTTTTCTGTCGAAGAGCGACAACCGAATCGCCCGACGACTCGTCGATCACTACGATCGCTCCCCGTGAATGTGATCTGGCGGACTCTGCTCACGATCTGGCAAGCGCGGCGGATGCTGCGCCGGAACGGCCCCATCGCCCCGGACTCCGTGGGGCGCGTGCGCCTGCACACGATGCCGACCGACCTCGACCTGCTCGGGCACATGAACAACGGCCGCTACGCGTCGCTGTTCGATCTGGGGCGCTTCGACCTCATGGTCCGCACCGGCCTGTGGGACCTCCTCAGGGAGAAGCGCTGGTACGCGGTGGTCGCGAGCGAGACGATCACGTTCCGCAAGTCGCTCGAGCTGTGGCAGGCGTTCACCGTCGAGTCTCGCCTCATCGGGCACGACGACAAGGCGACGTACATGATGCACCGCGCCGTCGTCGACGGCGAGGTGTACGCCCAGATGGTCGTGCGCGCGCGCTTCCTGCGCCGCGGGGGAGGAGTCATCCCGCTCGAGGAGCTCTTCGAGGCGCTGCATCGCCCCGACAACCTCCCCGAGCTCGAGTCCTGGGTGGGCGAATGGGCCGCCGCGTCGTCACTTCCATCGACGAAGGCGCCCGCGCCGAGCCTCTGGGCGTGACACGCGGCTAGCGGACTGCCGCCCTCGGCGCAAGGGCGTTGTCGCCTGCGGCGCACTCCGGTTCCGTTGAGTCCGGAGCGCCGGCTACCCGCGGCGCGAACGGAAGGAGTGAGCCGTGGACACGACCACCCTCATCTGGATCATCGTCGCGATCGTCGTCGTCATCATCGTGGTCGCGGTCGTCCTCGTGGTCACCGCACGCGGACGCCGTGAGGCCCGCGAGCGGGCGCAGCACGAGAAGGCCGAGAAGCTGCGGGCCGAGGCGCGCGAGAAGGAGCTCGCCGCGCGCGAGCGCGAAGCGGAAGTGGTCCGCACGCGGGCGGACGCGGCGGCAGCCGCCGCGGCGGCTCAGCAGGCGCAGGCGCGGGCGGCCGAGGCATCCGTCGACGCCGAACGGCGCATGGAGTCGATCGACGACCTGCAGGCGGATGCCGCGAGGGCCCGCGCCGAGCACGAGGAGACGCTGCGCAAGGCCGACGACGTCGACCCCTACGCGGGCGGCGACGGCCGCCGGAACGCCGACGACGGGGGTGCGCGAGCCGACGCGGCCGACACCCGTCGAGCGGACGACGCCGACACGATGCGCCGGACCGGCGGTGCCGACGCGGGCGCGGTCCCTGCGGGCGGAGCGTATGCGGCGCCTGCCGCGCACACGACCCCCGCGGCCTCCCCGGGCGAGACGTATCCCGGCGAGACCTACTCCGGTGAGACCTCCGCTGCCGAGCGGCGCGTCGACGTGGACAGCGACCGGACCCGTACGACGGATGCGGACGCGACCGGGACGACGGACGAAGACCTCCGTCGCTCGCGCACCGATCGCACGTGAAGCCGTCGGGCCCCCTCGCGCACTCGGGGGCCGCACCGGCGACGCCCACCGGCGGGATTCGTCCCCCGGTGGGCGTCGTAGGCTTGACGCATGGTGACCAACCCCATCCAGGGGGACACCGACCTCGCGGCCCCGGGCGACGATCTCGCCTCGCGGGCCGTGGGACTGGCGCAGCGGTGGATCGCCGAAAGCGCCCAGGTCGACGTGGACCCCTCAGCCGAGCGACTCGCCGGCGTACTCAAAGACCCCAACGGACTGCCCTTCACGATCGGCTTCGTCGACGGCGTGATGCGGCCCGAGAGCCTCACGGCGGCGGCGACGAATCTGCAGCGCGTCGCGCCGCTCGCGCCCGGCTTCCTGCCGTGGTCCTTGAGAGGAGCGGTTCGCGCCGGCGGAGCCGTGGCTCCCGTGCTGCCGTGGCCGACGGTGCCGATCGCCCGCCGCGTGCTGCGCAGGATGGTCGGGCACCTCGTGGTCGACGCACGGCCCGAGAAGCTCGGCCCCGCGATCGCGAAGATCCGCGAGTCGGGCGCGAAGCTCAACCTGAACCTCCTCGGCGAGGCGGTGCTCGGCGAGCAGGAGGCGCTGCGACGGCTCGACGGGATCCACGAGCTCATCCGCCGCCCCGACGTGGACTACGTGTCGGTGAAGGTCTCGGCGATCGCGAGCCACATCTCGATGTGGGCATTCGACGAGGTGGTCGACAAGGTCGTCGAGCGCCTCATGCCGCTGTACCTCACCGCGGCGACCGACGGCACCTTCATCAACCTCGACATGGAGGAGTACCGCGACCTCGACCTCACGATCGCGGTGTTCACGCGGATCCTCGAAGACCCGCGGCTGCGCCGCCTCGAGGGCGGCATCGTGCTGCAGGCGTACCTTCCCGACGCGCTCCCTGCCCTCAAAGAG
Proteins encoded:
- a CDS encoding MBL fold metallo-hydrolase — its product is MIRRALAAERWTHQVTRVLAPNAGPMTLDGTNSFVIRAPGHPAAIVVDPGPDDDGHLDRLQAEGPVELILLTHHHRDHVEGAPRLAARTGAPVRAFDPRLCHGGAPLAEGERIEAAGVRLDVIATPGHTADSVSFHLPDDTAVEDGAPEAPPRDAGGTARGTMITGDTILGRGSTIIAHPGGSLGAYLRSLDRLAEFGAIPVLPAHGPGLPDLAGTCARYATHRASRLDEVRAALEELDREPSEDPALVSSVVDLVYARIDPAVRFAAEASTRAQLEYLAQTD
- a CDS encoding sensor histidine kinase, translated to MSSERPDTLRRVTSPARVAGAIAQLAALGVIGPAIFAVLATLLGLSIGLLPVLGIGLIVFLGLVYALFAVGWLETARVDGLYGFGLPVGRPRTSGRPGFAGFMRTIGLQIIDPTTWRAIANFAISTILGWIVLFLVAVFASGVVLAFSPLFADASAVRLARTAIDVPMAWAVPIGILSAIVALAAIVGLALLHGVIARAIVVPSREAQLAEAARTSSVQHAGAVRAADVERTRIERDLHDGVQPRLVSVGMTLGLAQQKIDTDPDAAKDLISEAHTSTKAAITELRQLARGIHTAVLDDRGLDAALSALAARSVIPVHLDVRLDGRCSRDAEAAAYFAIAEALTNATKHSRGTEVRVVARLREGATPEAGRTLWARVEDNGVGGARVVPGGGLDGIVNRVVAAGGQARLDSPVGGPTSVEVSIPCAS
- a CDS encoding response regulator, with the protein product MRILICEDSALLREGLVRVLEDAGHVVVAPLADAGHLDQTVDETAPDLTIIDVRLPPTWTDEGVRAAISLRARLPRLAVLVLSQYVEERYASDLIASSDGALGYLLKDRVADVSDFLEAIDRIASGATVLDPEVVAQLLSRRRKDERMQRLTDREASVLALIAEGRSNQAIAKTLHVTEGSVEKHITAVFQKLDLEPDESGNRRVLAALAHLEHGGSRPATPGGTTPQMGTNR
- a CDS encoding DUF4097 family beta strand repeat-containing protein is translated as MSTTLNPPPPATPSGPPPVPGGPTPPGGSPQRPPSSAARVVAILAIVFGSLVIVGAIVSAIVGTIVSASVHTTSRTVDVAGVERLDIDASAGSLRVEFGSVREAELEVTSSWGADRWVLDREGGDLVVSSPRMWGPWWVFGGWFGGPGDAVLRLPQSLEGVDAEIAFSAGTLDVDGEFADLDLTMNAGRADIAGSAESLTADMNAGRADLELADVATAELTVNAGSLDAGLTGSQPDEITVDLSAGSLNLSVPDGDYVVTSDVSAGGFDNRIGSDPSASSTIHVEVSAGQVTLRSR
- the cofE gene encoding coenzyme F420-0:L-glutamate ligase, coding for MLQVRALSGIPEVTPGADLVEMIADAAADTLEDGDIVVVTSKIVSKAEGRIVRADDRDDAITAETVRVVATRTSETGHVTRIVQNRLGIVSAAAGVDASNTPEGTVLLLPEDPDASARALAAGLRARLGVRVGVIVSDTLGRAWRDGQIDHAIGAAGVHVFEDLRGGTDAEGRPLIVTMPCVADELAAAADLVKGKASRLPVAVVRGRADLVGDLDLPGARSIVRSLDRDMFRLGTDEAYAEGFAAGGAAANPSSSAQRERSVT
- a CDS encoding GNAT family N-acetyltransferase, with the protein product MNAELQTDIVVRPVRDVDAEALGRVHATCWHETYDHLISKAALERISPKRLAELWTHWAVQGPEFTMCAALVDGEIVGFAGSGPARDKDAPRNRELYFIYLLDAWHGTGIGQRLFDSVVREGEPLYLWVADDNPRAHRFYTRNGFTLDGASHTEPFLGETLTEVRFVR
- a CDS encoding thioesterase family protein, which codes for MNVIWRTLLTIWQARRMLRRNGPIAPDSVGRVRLHTMPTDLDLLGHMNNGRYASLFDLGRFDLMVRTGLWDLLREKRWYAVVASETITFRKSLELWQAFTVESRLIGHDDKATYMMHRAVVDGEVYAQMVVRARFLRRGGGVIPLEELFEALHRPDNLPELESWVGEWAAASSLPSTKAPAPSLWA